Below is a genomic region from Paenibacillus rhizovicinus.
TATAAGCTGCTTGGCACGGAAGAATCGAAACGCCGTGCGCTCATCGCCGCGAACATGCTGGCCGGCCGTTTCAATCTGAAAGGCCGTTACATTCGTGCCTGGAATCCGTGGAGCGAAGAACATGACAATTCCGGCATTGCCATTATCGATTGCGCAATGAATATGCCGTTATTGTTCTGGGCGTCGAACATGACGGGCGATCCCCGTTACCGCCATGTGGCCGAAGCGCATCTGGATACGGTGCTGGAGCATTTCATCCGGCCGGATGGATCCGTTTATCATATCGTCCGGTTCGATTCCGTCACCGGGGAGTGCGTCCAGCATATCGGCGGTCAAGGCTACGCGCCGGAATCCGCTTGGTCGCGCGGGACGGCGTGGGCGTTATACGGCTTGACGCTGGCTTACCATCATACGGGCAAGACGGCGTATCTGGACGCGGCGAAGCGCGTCGCGCATTTCTTCCTGGCGCATTTGCCTGCGGACAGCGTGCCGCATTGGGATTTCCGTCTCCCGGCCGGCGTCGAACGATTCCGGGATACGTCCGCCGGCGCCTGTGCGGCGAGCGGGCTGCTCTTATTGGCGGACAAAGTTGCGGACAAAGATGCGCCGTACCGTCCGGCCGCGATTCGGATATTGGAGTCGCTGTACCGGAATTACGGCGCCTGGGAGAACGAGAACGAAGAAGGCCTCATCCTGAGCGGGACCAGTCACTATCCGGAAGGCAAGAACGTCAACGTGCCGCTCATCTACGGCGACTATTTTTTTGCGGAAGGCTTGGCAAGGTTGAAGGGCGCGGCAGCGACATTCTGGGAGTAGCCCGTTGCGTGAGCGTATGAGTGGCGTATGAGTG
It encodes:
- a CDS encoding glycoside hydrolase family 88 protein; this encodes MNQMNQTHEALQDGQTLDWLEGAWQQTAAKVTRTSKRIGSGFPHASVNGVYALEAPEWWTAGFWPGLLWLLHAEEGDASFRELAQRCEEALDPVLAEYYRLDHDMGFMWTLTSIAQYKLLGTEESKRRALIAANMLAGRFNLKGRYIRAWNPWSEEHDNSGIAIIDCAMNMPLLFWASNMTGDPRYRHVAEAHLDTVLEHFIRPDGSVYHIVRFDSVTGECVQHIGGQGYAPESAWSRGTAWALYGLTLAYHHTGKTAYLDAAKRVAHFFLAHLPADSVPHWDFRLPAGVERFRDTSAGACAASGLLLLADKVADKDAPYRPAAIRILESLYRNYGAWENENEEGLILSGTSHYPEGKNVNVPLIYGDYFFAEGLARLKGAAATFWE